From Papaver somniferum cultivar HN1 unplaced genomic scaffold, ASM357369v1 unplaced-scaffold_99, whole genome shotgun sequence, the proteins below share one genomic window:
- the LOC113346249 gene encoding uncharacterized protein LOC113346249: MLSLKLVRSLILGGETSNSNSSSSDNETKTPLLLFLPTKEIVKDTYRLATIAREMGMDLYPNPSLSHIIFSWPPSSPSPSSSSASNTLLPSSVWSSTSSSWPSSLPPNFVPLPFPYLITASVTQLRCFVQLSKGLFKLVYHHTNKKKILSEVSNWDCSSLSLFSRVTGDRIDSMDHFSRVLAGLGWTLFKTKINPSLVSNDFGFVGPSSVYLFRKVDSSRVQNGDFRMRELRLPHLDFKNAPLRILHYVLLMTDDVFYLA, encoded by the coding sequence ATGCTATCACTAAAGCTGGTACGATCTCTAATTCTAGGAGGAGAAACCagtaacagcaacagcagcagcagcgacaATGAAACCAAAACCCCATTGCTTCTTTTCCTCCCaaccaaagaaattgtaaaaGATACATATAGATTAGCAACCATTGCTAGAGAAATGGGCATGGATTTATACCCTAATCCATCTCTTTCTCACATCATATTCTCATGGCCACCATCATctccatcaccttcttcttcttctgcatcaAATACATTATTACCCTCATCAGTATGGTCATCTACATCTTCATCATGGCCATCTTCATTACCTCCAAACTTCGTTCCACTTCCATTTCCTTATCTCATCACGGCTTCCGTTACTCAATTGCGTTGTTTTGTTCAACTCTCTAAAGGTCTATTCAAGCTGGTTTATCACCACACtaacaagaagaagattcttaGTGAAGTTAGTAATTGGGATTGCTCTTCACTTTCTTTGTTTTCTAGAGTTACTGGTGATAGAATTGATTCCATGGATCACTTTTCTAGGGTTCTTGCTGGATTGGGTTGGACTCTTTTCAAGACTAAGATTAATCCGTCTCTTGTTTCTAATGATTTTGGGTTTGTTGGTCCTAGTTCTGTTTATCTCTTTAGAAAAGTCGATTCCAGTCGTGTACAGAATGGTGATTTTAGAATGAGAGAGTTGAGATTGCCTCATTTGGATTTCAAAAATGCTCCTTTGAGGATTTTACATTATGTACTTCTTATGACTGATGATGTCTTCTATCTCGCTTAA